The Sphingomonas sp. HF-S4 sequence GCGTCGAAACCCTCGGCGATGATGTCGATCAGCTTGCCGTCGGTGAGGAGTTCCAGCGACACACGCGGATACTGCCGGAGGAAGCCGGGAACCGCGTTGTGCAGGAGCCATCGGGCGCCACCCTCATTGGCATTGATGCGGAGCACGCCACCGACCGCAGATCCCTCGCCACTCACGGCACCGAGCATGTCGTCCATATCGCGCAACATCGGCGCCAGCCGAGCCAGCAACCGGTCTCCCGCTTCCGTCAGCGCGACGCTGCGGGTGGTGCGGTGAAGAAGACGAGTGCCGAGGCGGCGCTCCAGTCCTCGTAGCGCATGGCTTAGCGACGAACGCGAGACTCCCGCCAAATCCGCGGCACGACGGAAACTGCGCTGCTGCGCGACGAGGACGAATGCCCTCAGCTCCGGCAAGCTCACGTCCATCATTGGTGCGGATCCTTCACCAGCCCATGCTGATTGGTGACGCTTATCATATCTTCGGGACGCTCCTAACTCCTGCGTCGAAGGAGTCGATCATGAAGTCTTGGTTCATCACCGGAGCGTCCTCGGGTCTTGGCCTTTCGATGACGCGCAAACTGCTCGGACGGGGCGATTTGGTCCACGCGACGGCCCGCCGTCCCGATGCCATGCGGGACCTGGTGCAGCGCCATGGCGACCGCCTAGAGATCATCGAGCTGGAACTGACCGATACCCTTTCGTTGCGGCAACAGGTCGATCGCGCATTCGCGAGCCGCCGGATCGATGTCGTCGTCAGCAATGCCGGCTACGGCCTCTTGGGCGCGGCAGAGGAGCTTTCCGACGCACAGATCGACCGGCAAATCGCCACCAATCTGACTGCATCCATTCAGCTTATCCGGGCGGCACTTCCGCATTTGCGGACCCAGGGCGGCGGCCGCATCCTGCAGGTATCCTCTGAGGGCGGACAAGTCGCCTATCCGAATTTCAGCCTCTACCATGCGACGAAATGGGGAATCGAAGGCTTC is a genomic window containing:
- a CDS encoding SDR family oxidoreductase, with product MKSWFITGASSGLGLSMTRKLLGRGDLVHATARRPDAMRDLVQRHGDRLEIIELELTDTLSLRQQVDRAFASRRIDVVVSNAGYGLLGAAEELSDAQIDRQIATNLTASIQLIRAALPHLRTQGGGRILQVSSEGGQVAYPNFSLYHATKWGIEGFVEAVAQEVAPFGIEFTLIEPGPTGTGFGAALDRAAEDPIYHGTPAGDVRRAIAEGNFVIKGDVERTADAMIAAGDAVKPARRVALGSAAYDNIERELLRRLEELKAQRDVAYAADQA